acatcacatcacatcacatctcccttgtgatatcacatccttgttTTGATATCAAGGCTCCTCTATGAtgtcatatgacatcacatccttcctgtgacatcacatctcttctatgacatcacatccatcatatgacatcaaaACTCTCCTGTAATATCATATCATTCTTCTTTCATTAcgtcctctcctgtgacatcacacctcccctgtgacatcacagctgatgtcacatccatcatagGACATCACATGGCAcggcaggacctgcctttcccaaccccacactggctgggcctgatcccctggttgtcctgcccgtgccatgggatggcactgaggaggatctgctgcatggacttccccggtcctgaggtcagtgggacaggccaggagttgcccagatcctccttttggcccttcctggggatgggcatcccatttgcttgttgccagtcagctgagacttgtgcagttgtgcagcactgctgggcaatgagtgagagtggcttggccagctctttctccagctctctcaggactcttggctgcatcccatgtgggcccaggcacttgggggggtctcactggcagagcaggtcactgaccatttcctcctgcattctgggggcttcactcagctccccatcaccaactgccagccctgggagctggggatgctgagGACAACTGCTTTGGgtgttaaagactgaggcaaataAAGCAATGAGTAACCTCATGGAACGATGgaccactgtgacactgcagggccttctggagccctgggacactgggcaatctcatggaatcaaggcagcactgtcaccctgggaaaactcctggaattcagggcccactgtgacactgcaggtgtcacacatggaacaaaaggaaccctgggatgctgcagaaactcctggaaccaagggaccattgggACGttgagggggctgatggaatcaggagtccattgggacaatccagggcctcatgaaatcaaaggaattctgggacactgtcaaaCCTCCTGCAACCAAGGGTTCCTGCtgacatgtgtgtcctcctggaaccaagggagccctgagatatttctgaacctcccagaatccagaGGCCActgtgaccctgcagaacctcctgcattcaagtggtccttgtgaaactgcaggctctcctggaacccaaggattcctggaacactgcagagctcacggaaccaaggggccactgtcccactgcagctgcttctgaagcacaagggaccctgggacaatgggaaatctcctggaatccaaagggcattttggggactgcagggcctcatggaactacaggaacctttggagactctGGAAgttcatggaatccaggggccattgggacatgtggggcctcctggaagcaaaggaaccctgagaatttctgtgggaacaagttaaggcagcagcagctgcattcagttaatcaggatcaaccaggagtgttttggccttgactggtgttttccatccagagagggctgtttgccaaagtggaaaccacttggaacgctctgcagggcagcctgtgtttttctctggtggctgaacacagccagcacatgaggggaggggaatgtgtgggatcagggcactgctttggggccatgctgggaattccagtggactaaaagacaaagtccaggtgctgtttccaaaggaaccccaatgaaagggggacatTGGAAAGATGGGTGGACAAGTCCtgcaatggaactctgtgtgtgcagcctcattttctccttcagcacccacaggagagggggcaaaaactgggggttgggaccccaaaacttTTTTGAGGGGGAattggggattgaggggacaatgggaaagtgggaggaacaaggagaagggtggaaaaggggggtggTCTGGCAGGTCCgacggtcccatgggggtctttgggcacaggggggctgAGAAAAGGCGGTGGACCCCTGAGCTCCTAatttcctgtggggtgctgggggctgctggatccaatctcagccttgaaTCTTGCtaacactttcagtttagaggaattacagaggtgtgactgaaccacttttgtcccccaggtcttaatgatggcaaatcagatctattgatagaaattaattatttagggttacaaatgatcagacaaaagatcttcatcacaattatttactgcacattagaaacactaaaactaccaggagtacaggagaagagaggacagtgctctacactaaagcaattgttgaagcaattctactcaagctggcacaaaagcaataattcttaattagagatggatggaactcccccagaccaacgctcgtggggagatctctgctctcaacctccagcagtgaccttggggggtccccagccaaggcaggaatctccacacaccacCCCAGGAAGGGTcctgttggaagaacctgcccctgggaaaggggactggtcctttgtggtcaaaagggatggactgacagtcactggactccaggggttgcctccccatcagggggttcattcagggtggaagcagcggtcgaagctcttcctgcagtcggggcactcgagGGCTTCCCTTACcagtgggtccgttggtgtgaggtcaagttaaagctctgggtgaagctcttcccacactccccggtgtggatgcgccggtgcctgACGAGGTGGGTGTTCCgcttgaagctcttcccgcagtcggtgcagcggaagggcctctcatctgtgtgtgtctgctcatgcctgaggagattCTCTCTGGTCcgaaacctcttcccacaatccaagcacttgtagggccgttccccagtgtggatacGATGGTGTTTGCGGAGGGTTGAGCTATGGCTGAAGcacttcccacattccccacatttGTAGGGTCGTTCTCCGGTGTGGGTGAGCTGGTGGGTGCAGAGGttggagctctggctgaagctcttcccacattgcccacacgtgtagggacgtgccccagtgtgcatgtgctggtgtcggatgaggctgaagctcttcctgaacctcttcccacactccaagcacctgaagggcttctccctgctgggaggttGCTCAGgcaccaccaggtcagagctccgcctcaagctccggccgccttcctggcacaggctggctctttcctcctcagagcaccctgggctggctttggagcccctcctgcggggggatctccggcccttttcctccccgctgccttcctgcgccggggagcccttcaaaacggcctctcccaccaggctctgccggggggatttgtcctccgggctctccgtcctcagctcggggcctggggcaggaagcaagaaggacagggaggggatttgcctccggcccacagggaaggccaaggacatccccccaactctggccccggcaggacggcggcgccagcggggttgtcctgcagccggggccatgctcggctgacagagccagcacaacacccgcccaaagggacactgacttcctcctcacctgcctggggggcccaaggcatcttcctcttcctcgcagcctcctcctccatccgcccaagctttgggaaggacaaatcctgatgggggggaaaacaagggctgagtgtgttggcttgggggttcctcctgcccaagtccatctctagaactcatcgggcatcctgtgtccataaaaacctccaaaacaccaagattcagcccagaaaaactgaaactaCTGAGAatcaggcaaaaaaacccccagaaagaGCAAGAAGACCCCAGCCCACCCAAagtgcaaaaagttgagattgagctaaaaaatactccaaaatacaaaattagcccaaaacatctctcccagaagttccctctctggtctctcccctctggggtttggagggtctcccctgtctgcgatgctgggggtcccatttagggatgctgggagtgttgggggtcccaagggtcccttctcctctgactctcaccTTCAGGGTGCCacattcccagacattccccttctccagggtttccactttgttgtcccggggatcccaggggtcacCACTGTcctactgtgctgctctgaactAGCAGAGTAGTTGGAGAACAGATGGTGATAAAGTGTGGTCTGTGCCAAGTGTTTTAGGGCTCTTTGGCCCAAAGAAATGTCTGTGCCCTGAGAacattggatccagcagcccccagcactccACAGTAcgttgggagctcaggggggccacctccctttgccaacccccctgtgcccaaagacccctaTGGAGCTGTTGGACCTGCcagaccaccccccctttttccacccttttccctgttccttccacttttcatggtcccctcaatccccagccCACCCAGGATCACTTTTGGGGTCCCGACCCCCACTTTTtgccccctttcccacccctttccacatcatccccccactccccagctccctcatgctctgtttgggggtcccaccctcccctttcctcATTCTTCTGACCTCTCCATCCATTTTCCATTATCCCCCAAACCTCAGAGCCCCtcccccctccacttttgggggtcccactcccctcccactcagtctggGGTCCCACCACTCCTTTATCctctctgaccccccttttctcactgacctcccccttcccaccccccactcacccgagagctcctcacccgcagccgggggggctcccagcaccaccagtgcccagagaagtcccccagaaaaggggttgggtggggtcctgggtgggttCTGAATGTTTTTGGGGGTCCTCGGGGGGCTGTGGGTTAGGGTGTCCCGCTGCCACCTCCCCAGCCCCGCGGAGCGAGCAGTGCCACAAAATCACTCCAATTGACTGAGAAACCTCGACACAAGTTCTTTATCCCGTCACCTTCTCAGTTTATTCCTTCCCGCTCCCAGCCCTCTACGCTGGCTGactccctcctccctgtgcccaccagTCACAGCTGCAGTTCTTTCCTCCACTGCAGTCTGGGGGCCCTTCTGAGGAGGTGCTCAAGGAGTTGGTGGTGCCGATCTCCCCCTGCTGCAATTCCTTTCCCCAGGTATGGCTCAGAGTGCCTGACTTCCCTCCTGTGCCTCTGGGCCAGCCAGTTCCTTCCTCCTGGCATTGTCTTCTCTTCTCCGtcagtgggcagggaggggccctGGATGGTCCCTACGAACCCCCTGCCCTCAGTCCCTCCTGGGCTGGCacatctcccagcctgtgtcACGGCACcggctgctgccaagggacggccctgctgcagtttgcacttaaacccaacaaactggggcgggggggcagccctggaaaccagggctttgctcccacagctctgcaggggcttcccATGGGCTCTtggcctcctttgggcatcccctGGTCCGGTGTGGgctcctcctgggctgcaggggggtctctgctccatgctggactcatccacaggtcacaggcccttcaACTCAGgttcacccagagctccagccGGTTCCATGGAGCAGCAATCccctggccccctgccagtgcAGGCACCTCGCCAGAGTTCTTACTGGAGCTTATCTGGCCACCTGCCAGTctggggctgtttctccaaaccaccaatccaagtgtgccaaacgccctggttggtcagtgctggctggggcagcgggcACTCGCTGAGGGGACGAGAAAACtgcacccggggctgggctgaaagaggcttcagcaccacttctgatggcccaggggcagcatctggcttctcccagaCAGAGAGagggcacttgttcctctgcagggagtcaagggcaggagggtgactcctgctgcatggatggaatggcagaggatcccttgggtccccaggatggacCAGCACTCGGAGATacaaactgccctggggctcaggatgcagctgccagcacagatttccctgcaaagtctgcagtgagtcaagctctgcagaggagattgtgccccatggatgggattgcagaggggccCTCATGTctccagcaggaatcagcaaccaggaagaCACAAAAGGGCCCCCCAAAGATTttggggggagtgtcctgtagggaggggacagtgtcaccccaccagggtggggctgggaagtgggaggctgctccagggctctgcaagaggcctcgtgctctgctcagccccagcactggctggtcccaacatccccagctgcccccagccctaGGCAGCTatggtggtttgaaaaacccTTTCTCTGAGGTAGTAATGGTTTGCCCCACTGATAATACTCTTACCGGACCAATCAATAGTCCACGTGCGCCCTACGGAAATTACATGCCCAcagaaacggaagagaaggtggtgaaGATAGTTTAGAAGGGAGGTAGCCATGATCTGAGCCAGGAGAAAGCAgggggccagtgagcccctctgggggccagtgagcccctctggggccagtgagcccctctggggccagtgagcccctctgggggccagtgagcccctctgggggccagtgagcccctctgggggccagtgagcccctctgggggccaagggcccccagcccccagttGAGGCTACGAGAGACCCGGTGTAGTGTCAAAGCTGGACCGGGTCCCGtaatcaagagctggaagagtttccttactgtcagcagcagcagaagacactgaaaagcagcagtggaGCAGTCCTGAACAGAGACAGCGATGGTTGAAAGCCAAAAGGTAGCCAGTAGCAACGAGATAACATGAAGTCAGCTGAAAGAcgcagagatgttcctgcaggagggagagctggcagcaaaacagaggaaaactcaacagagctggtttggggtaagactgtattaCTTTCCCAAAACCCAGAGACTTCCTGAAGAGGGTtggacttccaaacccttagggagtcccgaaatgcagcagcagctagagagagagagggagaaaggagctgaaaacctGGAGTCGTCCTGAGAGTTGAGCCAGGACGGAATGCGGAGGAGGTGGccgtgccctctgctgctgctgctgcttctatcATGCTGGcgagctgagacagagcagaggagctctggtaagactgaactgaaagctgccttaaATGCTCTAACCCAAGAGAAGTGAAGGTCTCCAAGGAAAATCCCCCGAAGGCTCGGGCTCGGGGTTGGAACTTCCAcaaaagtaagaacaaaaatccgGACTGCCacacttaaatctgctgcctcaggaaaacgaaggacactaaccagtgccacaaaaaacggaaatgaaggaactgtggcctgaggagtgacagaaagacttttctcttttcttcttgaattttattgaaggaaaagaggaatttaattcaatgtaaatatatatatgtgtgtgtaaataaacctttgtacatattttccccttcccccaataacgaatggttgtgttttgtctgaaaactctccacatgaggtgaaaaaaatatcaagtccataccatcactaaaccctctcacaggGGCAAACTGTGGGAGGGGGACTGGAACTTAGAAATTAGGAATGgtaatcagagaatcatagaatcagccacgttggaaaagacctccgagatcatcaagtccaaccctggatccaaccccgccgtgcttcccagaccatggcactgaggccacatccactctcaccttcaacacctccagggacggggactccaccccctccctgcccagcccattccaaggcctcattactctctcagcaaaaaattgcttcctaatatccaacctaaacctcccctggcacagctcaagacccggccctcttgtcctactgctgcttcctgccagaacagccccacccccacctggctacaccctcctggcagggacttg
This Pseudopipra pipra isolate bDixPip1 chromosome W, bDixPip1.hap1, whole genome shotgun sequence DNA region includes the following protein-coding sequences:
- the LOC135405512 gene encoding zinc finger protein with KRAB and SCAN domains 1-like, translated to MAPAAGQPRWRRRPAGARVGGMSLAFPVGRRQIPSLSFLLPAPGPELRTESPEDKSPRQSLVGEAVLKGSPAQEGSGEEKGRRSPRRRGSKASPGCSEEERASLCQEGGRSLRRSSDLVVPEQPPSREKPFRCLECGKRFRKSFSLIRHQHMHTGARPYTCGQCGKSFSQSSNLCTHQLTHTGERPYKCGECGKCFSHSSTLRKHHRIHTGERPYKCLDCGKRFRTRENLLRHEQTHTDERPFRCTDCGKSFKRNTHLVRHRRIHTGECGKSFTQSFNLTSHQRTHW